One Paenibacillus sp. FSL H7-0737 DNA segment encodes these proteins:
- a CDS encoding oligopeptide ABC transporter substrate-binding protein, with protein MRKPIRSKALLVSLMFVMLFALAACGSKNNNGAAESTAAPSASAPAETAEATAAPEAEDGLYNIKDFSNIKTNQGEAIDGGSITFGLVSDSPFEGTLNWNFYSGDPDAQVLNWFDEGLLTWDKDYVYTNDGAATYEVSEDGRTFTFTIRDNVNWQDGKPVTAEDWLFAHEVIGNPKYDGPRYGSDFTNIEGMDDYHSGKAKTISGIKVLGDKKLQITYLKSTPSLLTGGVWIYPLAKHIFGGMDVAKISSSPELRQKPIGFGAFKVESIVPGESVVFVKNDDYWRGAPKLDKVILKVINPTTIVQELKSGGVDLVDSFPVDQFPDNAKMSNVEFLGAIDRAYTYIGFKLGKWDAEKKVVATDPKAKMADVNLRKAMWAAVDNDTVGKKFYNGLRWNATTLIPPSHPEFHDATNPGVAYDQEAAKKILDDAGYKLNGEFRTNPDGSELKINFISMTGGDIAEPLAQYYVQSWKAIGLNVTLEMVEFNTFYDRIGQNGEDDPTVDVYQGAWGVGIDVDPTGLYGKDAIYNFPRYASAENDRLLAEGVSEAAFDVDKRKEIYKEWQQLMVNEIPVFPTLYRAVVVPVNNRVLNYAIGDGTGLYYNDIAVSADKAAVAQ; from the coding sequence ATGAGAAAACCCATCCGTTCAAAGGCACTACTAGTTTCATTAATGTTTGTAATGTTGTTCGCCCTTGCAGCCTGTGGCTCCAAGAACAACAACGGAGCGGCTGAGTCAACAGCAGCACCAAGTGCCAGTGCTCCTGCGGAAACCGCAGAAGCGACGGCAGCACCTGAAGCAGAAGACGGACTTTATAACATTAAAGATTTCAGTAACATTAAGACAAATCAAGGTGAAGCTATTGATGGAGGCTCGATTACTTTTGGTCTCGTTTCCGACAGTCCATTTGAAGGTACTTTGAACTGGAACTTCTATTCCGGAGATCCGGATGCACAAGTGTTGAATTGGTTTGATGAAGGTTTGTTAACATGGGATAAAGATTATGTATATACAAATGATGGTGCAGCAACGTATGAAGTCTCGGAGGATGGACGTACCTTTACCTTTACGATTCGCGACAATGTGAACTGGCAGGACGGCAAGCCAGTAACAGCAGAAGATTGGTTGTTCGCGCATGAGGTTATTGGTAATCCGAAATATGATGGACCACGTTATGGTTCTGACTTTACAAATATTGAAGGTATGGATGATTACCACTCCGGTAAGGCCAAGACCATTTCTGGAATTAAGGTGCTGGGTGATAAGAAACTGCAAATTACTTATCTGAAATCTACACCTTCTCTGTTAACAGGTGGGGTTTGGATTTATCCGTTAGCCAAACATATCTTTGGTGGCATGGATGTTGCGAAAATTTCCTCTTCTCCTGAATTACGTCAAAAGCCGATTGGCTTTGGAGCTTTCAAAGTGGAAAGTATTGTTCCTGGTGAATCTGTAGTATTCGTTAAGAATGACGATTACTGGCGTGGAGCTCCTAAACTGGATAAGGTAATTCTGAAGGTTATCAACCCTACAACGATTGTACAAGAATTGAAATCTGGTGGAGTTGATTTAGTGGATTCCTTCCCTGTTGATCAATTCCCGGATAATGCAAAGATGTCAAACGTTGAATTCCTGGGTGCGATAGACCGTGCTTATACGTATATTGGATTTAAGCTGGGGAAATGGGATGCAGAGAAAAAAGTCGTTGCTACCGATCCTAAAGCTAAAATGGCGGATGTGAACCTGCGTAAAGCCATGTGGGCTGCTGTAGACAATGATACAGTGGGTAAGAAATTCTATAATGGTCTTCGCTGGAATGCGACAACTTTAATTCCACCTTCCCATCCGGAATTCCATGATGCTACTAATCCGGGTGTAGCTTACGATCAAGAAGCCGCCAAGAAAATTTTGGATGATGCAGGTTATAAGCTTAATGGTGAATTTAGAACGAATCCAGATGGCAGCGAGCTGAAGATTAATTTCATTTCGATGACTGGTGGAGACATTGCTGAACCGCTGGCTCAATATTATGTACAATCTTGGAAAGCAATTGGCTTGAATGTAACTTTGGAAATGGTAGAGTTTAATACCTTCTATGATCGTATTGGTCAAAATGGTGAGGATGATCCTACCGTTGATGTGTATCAAGGCGCTTGGGGTGTAGGGATTGACGTCGACCCAACAGGTCTATACGGTAAAGATGCAATCTATAACTTCCCTCGTTATGCAAGTGCAGAGAATGATCGTTTGCTCGCCGAAGGGGTTTCCGAGGCTGCATTTGATGTAGACAAACGTAAAGAGATCTATAAAGAGTGGCAACAGCTCATGGTAAACGAAATTCCAGTATTCCCAACACTTTATCGTGCAGTAGTAGTCCCAGTTAACAACCGTGTCCTGAATTATGCGATTGGTGATGGCACAGGGCTCTACTATAACGACATCGCAGTATCTGCAGATAAAGCTGCAGTAGCTCAGTAA
- a CDS encoding ABC transporter permease: MAKTSAELALLQETDKSPSGFRIVWREIVRDKLALVSLIFLFTIIAAVYGISLFLDQKEIVTVDLFALYEKPSAVHWLGTDYGGRDVFGQLIIGTRNSMSIAFMVTFFTGIIGILVGLFSGYFGGTIDNISMRVVDFFMILPFLMIVIAFVSAVPKYNTLTFSFIMTAFLWMGIARLIRSKTLQEKELDYVQASKTLGSSNLKIMFSQVLPNLSSIIIVTMTLNLAANIGLESGLSFLGFGFPESTPSLGTLVSYARNPQTLEFRWWIWLPASLLILVLMLSINNVGQALKRATDARQRKG, translated from the coding sequence ATGGCAAAGACAAGCGCAGAGTTAGCTCTGCTGCAGGAAACAGATAAAAGTCCATCAGGCTTCAGGATTGTTTGGCGTGAGATCGTGCGGGATAAACTGGCTTTGGTCTCACTGATTTTCCTATTTACGATTATTGCCGCCGTTTATGGGATTTCCTTATTTTTAGATCAAAAAGAGATTGTTACGGTTGACTTGTTCGCACTGTATGAGAAGCCTTCGGCTGTACATTGGCTTGGGACCGATTATGGAGGGCGGGATGTATTCGGTCAATTAATTATAGGCACACGAAATTCCATGTCGATTGCTTTTATGGTTACTTTTTTTACGGGAATCATTGGGATTCTAGTAGGTTTGTTCTCTGGATACTTTGGGGGAACGATAGATAATATTTCGATGCGTGTTGTAGATTTCTTCATGATTCTACCCTTTCTAATGATTGTTATAGCTTTTGTAAGTGCAGTTCCTAAATACAATACGTTAACCTTCTCCTTTATCATGACTGCCTTTCTATGGATGGGGATTGCCAGGTTAATACGTTCCAAAACGCTACAAGAGAAGGAACTCGATTACGTTCAGGCATCAAAGACATTAGGTTCCTCCAATCTTAAAATTATGTTCTCACAAGTGCTGCCAAACTTAAGCTCAATCATTATCGTCACGATGACTTTGAATTTGGCAGCTAATATTGGATTGGAATCAGGCCTATCCTTTCTAGGTTTTGGTTTTCCGGAAAGTACACCCAGTCTGGGCACTCTAGTGAGCTATGCGAGAAATCCGCAGACACTTGAGTTCAGATGGTGGATCTGGTTACCCGCATCACTGCTGATCTTGGTGTTGATGTTGAGTATAAATAATGTGGGTCAAGCGCTCAAACGTGCGACCGACGCAAGACAAAGAAAAGGATAA